From the genome of Solanum stenotomum isolate F172 chromosome 5, ASM1918654v1, whole genome shotgun sequence:
NNNNNNNNNNNNNNNNNNNNNNNNNNNNNNNNNNNNNNNNNNNNNNNNNNNNNNNNNNNNNNNNNNNNNNNNNNNNNNNNNNNNNNNNNNNNNNNNNNaataacttacacataaaatataaatgtgcacttattaaggccataaaataaatttattaatgtgattgaaattttaccttaaaccaaggccaaaatcgagtattatgtcgaattttggaatgtacaccagtcatattttttggttgtataaatgTTGGTGCTATCTTACTAATTGCCTCGgcaactattttaacatgccggttaattgtttcaagtgaatgttgaaaagtttcacaatcgtgaggtgtgagttaaagtgactatatgtgggtgcgaataataaattttaaaaaataatgatgtgattataaattttatttacatataaaacaaatggttagtagatataaatgtggggttgttttaacaaaatataaactaatggATCAagtattgtattaaaatatctcaaatcatgatatgaaatcaccatgtaattccatatcatggtttttggagaatatgatatcacctctcatgatatggaatcatgagatgaaatcagcgtaaaattgcatgtccaaacgctgatttcatctcacgataccatatcgtgatatgatatcgcatagccaaacgcctactaagtAAATCCTTTGAGATCGTGTCTTTTCTTTAGTCTAAAGAGTATATACACAAGAAAATTTAGAGTATTCTAAAAGTATAATGAAGGTGTACTTAAATaagaaaactttcaaaaatagcATATATTAAGCCTTAAATAGGACTTTGTAGCTATAGTTTACTTAATTAcgaataataacaaaatattaaaagagtGAGATCTAGggaggaaaaaaaatacaaatatgaactGATTTGTATAAATGAATACATATTAAGAGGAGAGAAGCGATTGCAaaagagggaggagagagatTCTATTCTGTATTTATTTTGTGTCTATTGTATTCGAAATACAACGGCCTATCTTTGGTTAGAGCCATTGCATAACCTATCTTTACAATAAAATGGCACATCCTGTTTAACTCCAAATGGTAAGTACTCTTGTTTCCAGTAGttataaatgatttatattaCGAGTTTCAAAAATACTCTTAAAAAATCAaaccatatacacatttaagagacAATATTACGAGTTTTAAacctacttttaaaaaattcttacttataacagtttaattacgtgttataacatatcaattaaatttaactttatttaaaatttactttattaaatgattaatctttttatatttatatattattaattatttaattatattgattgcagttccttttatataattaataggtgagagaaataatattaatgagagagaatcaatttgtaattatctattacaccttttaagggattttttaacttattcaaataacttttatttattaatgactATTGGGGccttcaattttaaaaaaataaataaatttatcaccctatattttaacatgtaattttctttctctttaatcttcttttttttttttcgcttttcttgatgtttttttaattttaaattttgatattgttttttttaatatgatttttttagaattaagaattctatattttgaaaatttgatttcgttttttattttaattaatctaaaactcgattttttgagaaaaaaaaccTTTTTACTTAAGTTTTGAACTTGTTTTTGCTGTGTTTTTCAATATCTATAATACTGTTTTGTTGGTGAAATAAGTATATTTAATTCTGAAATTTATTGATATATGTAGATAATATGAGATCATAAAATCTTTAATAAGGATTTCTTAAGTTTTAgcttaaatatgataaaaaaaaaatcacacttgaatacggaatataaattgaagagagagGAAAATATTGAACTTGTATTAATTATTGCAGTTTAGActtttaattacatgttttgatttttgggtGATGTATATTTCTTTTGCTACAATTTCTGACAACAACATTATAATATGCATTGTTTTACAACCAGATTTATTCTTCCCGGATTGATATCCGTTGGAtactaattttatacatttttattttttgtatttgttctaaaatttcaagttggataccaagtgtatataaattggataaaacattaacttgttttagattgtctaatttggttgaaatattagttacattttcttttttcattttcaagtgGGATATCTGTTGGATACCAATTGAATACAACGTTAACTTGTTTAGGTTgtctaatttgattgaaatctcaACCACatgttgatttttcaattttccaatgggatatcaattcaatactaaatttatacaaattggaTACAATATTAACTAGTTTTACGTTGGCTATTTCAgatgaaatctcaattacatattttttttcaattttaccatTGGGACGTCAGTtggataccaaatgtataccaatttcatactaagatttgacttaatttttcCAGTCAATATCAATCACATACAAACATTACCTATTTTTTGAGTATACATTTGAAAAACACTGAATACACAAATGATTAACTagcacacataataaatattcggaaattataattcattaacttaaaagacaaaataaatcaaaacgtgAGTTTGCCAcaataaaacaatcaaatcaaaataaaaataaattatgtctttttttcaGAAGGGTAATTTGAGCATGTCTTCCTATTGTGTTCCTCACAACGACATGTACTGCACGTAATCTTAGACCTCTTGAATTTTACATCAACAAACCATTTACAAGTTGTGGTCTCCCTACAATTCTTTTTGAACTAGGCGACAATAATTTCTGCTCCGACACtttttgaattgcatatttttctgtttcatcataaattattgtgtcaatattatatcatacaaaaatacaaataacttttatacatatgttatatcaatatataaatttcataccatttttatgcttacaaaattcatacaaaagtaaaaatacatatgttattttaaaacaatttcatatgtaattacaaaatacaaaagTAAGAACACATATGTTATatcagtatacaaatttcatacaattcATATTCACACATTTCTTACCTATTTCATGCCAAAAGTTATCAATTATTCATACCAGGATCATGCCACTAGAATACCAAAATAATTCCAacttagaaaatattaattgtcatttctttaataaatagtataccaaattcattacattattattctcaaaattcattacAATATAATGCGAAAAAAAAACCCAATCAAACCAAAAATCGTACCAAAACATTATCGATTGTCATACATGCTTGGTAGTATAAGTATACaaattccaaagaaaaaattatctattttttaaaccaaaaatataccaaaaaaaaaaatgcgtcaaacaaataatgaacaaattcaatgttcataccaaaatataacgttatacattttaaaaaaaacaccataattcaaattattatacacaacaaaaaatctgaaatcagtatacaaatttcatataattattatgcacatttttcatacctattttgtcacgccccgagctacccccgagacacggacacgggacctaggaccacaagtgatcccaagctaactctgctggcatgatcatgagcatactaaagataataaattgatgtggaagctaaatcatacaaaaaatgaaaagatgaggaatacccatatactctAACTTAGATAAATGAAAActaatgagtttaatacaaagagggattaactcaatactaagctgaatctaactatgtctgaaataaacatctaaactgactagaaatgttgggacatgccccaactagatctagcaaaactgaaactgaaggactaaaagcgataaagataaacatgtcaccagtcctcgaagaatgaggactcatcactgatgttgttgaactgaagatcgggaagcaatctaagcgtgatctagatgctaagaacttgaacctacatcacgagaagatgtagcgcacgtatacGTCAGTaattgaaaggtactgagcatgcatgatagagtaaagctgaaataacatataactaaacaaagcaataaagcaatgaaataatatgaacatgatatatatacaGAATGCTGAGATAACTTAAtacaatgaccaatttataacatgctgaaactgaatgctggatatactgataaatggtcaatgtaataagatctgactgaactgtgggagctactaataaccgacataaaaccacatgagctaaatatagagtccgatgtatactccccatcgagaggacccaatacacccggCCAAAAGTGAAGAgacatgctggcgtgatcactaactgatattgcccacagagggcacttacacctacgtggctcatagttctgggactatatgggtacgctgaaccctggtccaactcggtattattctactcccaatggatttagtgattaactggttatgactgaatttctgtaaatactagataactcaaaactgaacatgcaaactgagaatgcaacaattaaactgataatgatgcattaataactgaggcatgtataactgaataactgagatatctgacctagaatgtgtaattcaagaactaaagaaatacatagctagggttctgaaattcttgcgagaaacgatgtaataacatgataatctgatttggaacatgttaataactaattcatgatgatctgctataattctagaaaccctaggtttgttCGTAATcgtggaatcaagaatctgactgaattctagggatctaatgggcgaaaggaacccactagtgaaatcccacatacctggtgacgaattccacagagatatctttcgatttcggggctgaaactgaaggaaacttgttgcgttcttgaactagggttcttgacctcttttctcctcttagcgttctaatttttctaagtttgattaatgatttgacttaggcaagttctagttatgtttctaggcttaaactgacaaAAAccttatgatttagggtttaaacgacgtatctaaggggttaaatgaaataggaaaagaccaaaagacccctgattTAACTGCTGTCGAAGTGACTGATGGGCCGTCactcaatctacggtccgtcgattggggtCGTCgatcgagtctgcccgacagggcttcactaaaatgagcataactttttactcgaaggtcgaattttagcaaactcggtggcgttggaaagaggattcaattatctatcatatcataggtcatgagACATATgattccttttgtgctaagagttatgactatttgaagttgacccaaatcacaattttcatctaactggTTGCTAACCCTtacctacggtcagacctacggaccgtgctAATCAACCGTCAATCTGTACTAAGCTGGGCTTTAGGGGCATCGATCCATGGACATGAACCACGGTCTATGACTTGACCTACGGACCtaggtccggccgtgggtcaacacttagccgaATTCCTggctgagttctggggaaggtTGCTGACACCAACCACAGACCTGCAGGATGGACCGTGGGTCCttctacggtccatggatggtgcccgtgagtgccacctgcaACACCAAAAATCTGCAATCtggtctattttcggatacggggtgttacatatttcatgccaaaattatacctattTCATGACATAAGTCGTCACTTTTTCACAACAAAATCATGCCAATATAATACCACTTTTAactattaattgtcatttattagaCAAATAGTATacgaaattcattcaaatataattctaaaatcgTACCAACATGGTATAACCAATataccaaattcaaataaattttatataatttttaaaccaaaaacatacaaaaaaaatgaatgttcaaacaaaaatctataccaatttcaaataaattttatgtaatttcaaaagtgaatattcataccaaaaacgccataattaaaactattattcacaaacaaaatatgaatatattttttttcagaatcactgttcataatttttttgaacgTTTGGTTTGTattacaatacaaataaaaaatcgcAAAGAACACTAACCTGAAGGATCCCATCTACCACCATGttttattaatactaataaGAAGCTGTccagaaaataaagattattgaataaaaacaaatatgaatTAGATGAGAGTGACaagatttttggaaaaaaattgaagagagagaaacgtggaagaaaatggatgaaatcagaatttttaattaattttaacaaattagagtgaaataagaaaactaaatattcttaattagtatgaatttccttaatttatgctaattagtaattatcttcaatcaattcaaatttaattaacacACTTATTTCcgtttttttacccttttttttttttcagaaatgaattattttatttttttatctttttatttttttcaaaacaaatttttacaattattttaaaaaaacttttttctttttaagaaacTGTTTCAACCTGAAATTTTAtattgttacaacttgaaagtttaATTCTACTGCTATAACTTGAGAATATTAGtctaatatatttcatatatgaaattttcacaTGCTTTATTAGTAAGCTCACCAAATGCATTATCTAGCGAGGAGTTGTGTTTCAGTACCAAGACACAGCGCATGAATTTGCAACAAACAGTCGATATATCAAAAGAGGACATTGCATGCCTTGTCGATTTGGAACACAAGCTCTAGATTTGAACCATCATAGTATTTGCACTTAAAATAATGCAAATGCCAAGATAAAtttcaaaatggaaaaaacaGAGCCAGATGAGAGAAGCTATATATCAACTAGGCAAtgataaattacatatatactagACATAAGTAAAGACACTAGCTTCAAAGTCACTCGAATGTAACTTTCATATATGATCGGTGTCTCTTTCAGGATCTAAGGACAGGGGATCCTTGGGAGTCATTTGTACATTCATCTTTGGTGACATCTATGATACTCCTTTTACTCTTTTCTTCCCTTCGTGGCTAATGATTGTCAATCTAACTGAGATGTGAGGCAATCACTTATTGTAGTGTTAGCAAGAATGGTATCAGCATTTCAATGCCATCAAGTCTCTCTGCAATATATCCCAATAATACTAAAAGGCACTACCAGCTACTTCCCAAATGGGACATGATGGAACTGGAGTCTGCAGCCACTCCATCGGTGAGAATTTGAGGAAACAAATCTTGAAGATTTATTGATATCCACAAGACAGGAAAGACTGTATCCAGAGTTCAACCACATGCCAAACAGCAAATAATCAATGTAAGTTCACATTCTTATTGAACTCTAAAACTTGCATACAAGAACACAAATTGCTTATAATTAATATTGAGACAAGCCTAGTtgtcttttgaaattttaagaGTCAATGGGGCACTCTTTGCTGTAAGGTTCAAGACATAGCAGTCCTTTGAAATTTCCTTTTTGTTCAAGTAACGAGAAGTGTGACTATTAAGAAAGTTATATACACCTCTACTATATATGAGACTTGGTATTGTTCCTTGAGAGTTTTCAATTAACTAAGAACAGTATACGAGATAAAGGTAAGTATGATGATTTAAAAGCAGTATTTCGGGGGGAAAGGAAAACCATTCATAGAGAAAAACAAAGTATTAATCTAAAATCCACCATTTGCAAACATTTTATGGACAAAAACTTACCTTAAAATGTCAAATGACATACAATCAGAGTCTCCAAAAGCACCACTGATGCAAATTGAATAGAAGTCAAATTTCGGTCAGCTTTTTCCTCTCTACATTACACCTCCTCTTGTGCAAAAGAAACTGTAATATACCAGATATGACAAGCTAATGGTATGCCAGTAAAATACTTTTCTATACTTGAAGAGAATGAACAGTTTTTTTATTCAAGAACCATACCACTTAATAACTTCCATTATACTATGTAATGAAGAGTATTACATTCGAGGATTAAGTGATGAATTCTTTATTGAAGGATAAACGTGCAAAACAAACGAAACGTTTGAATAATTTGAGATATATTCATACAGAACTTCTTTTCTAGAACtcgtagaaaataaaaattaaaaatgtgaCTTATGCAAGTCCTGAATTATGATTCCACCTACTTTAACTTTTGGAATATGGGAAATGTTGGACCACTGGGTGTTTGGGCCACTCCGATTGTTGCAACTTTCTTCTAACTTTGGGCACCCTTTAATTTTTAGGTACCATAATTTAGTGAGGCCTCGCATGGCATCTTTGGATGGCAGATGCTCTAGTTTTTCGCAGTTCTCTAATCTTAACTGTTGCAAAGTAACAAGGTTGCCAAGCCCATCCGACAAAGCTTCTAACAATGGACAACCACAGATCGTTAGATTCCGTAATTTGCGCATGGCATCTGAGAAGTCCACATGTTGCAGCCGTTTGCACCTCACTAAATGTAATATTTCAAGAGAAGTAAGGTTGTCAAGTCTATGAGGAAGAGCCTCAATACCGAAATCACATATACTGATATGTGTTAAGGCAGAGAGTTGCATAAGCTGATAGGGCAGAGAATCCCAATGCAAATGTCCGAACACAAGCAGCCTACGAAGGGACAACAACTGCTGAATGCCATTAAAAATCAATTGGAATACCTCAAAATCCACCATCTCTGAGAAAGGACCAATTTCCAATGCCTTTAACATGGTGAGGTGGTGAAGGCCCCCTGTGAGTACACTATCCAATTTGGGACATtgtaatatagacaaatgggaaAGTGAAGGCATATCCCCTGCATATAAAGGGAAGGAAACTAAGTTGTTACAATAGTTGACCCTCAAATTCTGTAGAGACCGGCATTGCTCTAGCATCCCACTTGGTAAACTGGCCAATCCACCACAATACCATAACTGAAGATTTTGTAGGGAAGTCAAATAATTCTCTCCACTGGGAACAGGAAAGGAACTGAAATTGGTGCAGTACTGAATCAGTAAGCTCTTAAGAGAATGCAGATTGTACAAGCTCTGTGGCAATTCACGAAACTCTCTGCAGTCTGAGATCGACAAGTGTTGAAGAGAAACGTTGTTGCGTAGCATCTCATCTGGAAAACAAGTGAGCTCTTCCACAAAAGAGACACTAAGCTTTACGAGCGATGTCAAGTTGCTGCACAAATTCAATAGTGGCATTTCACTGTCAACTACTTTAATGCTCAATTCGCATAGGATTTCAAATTGCTTCGGAGTACTTTTTAACAATGGACAGTAGCTAATCCTCAACTTCTCAAGCCCAGGAAACATTCTTACCCCACTTGTTGTTGGTATCGATTCCACTCCCTTCCACTCAATAAGGCTACGCATATTCTCCAATACTAGTTCTTTTAATGACGGGAACACTTGGATAATGACATTATTGATGCTTGATCCCATATTGTTAACCTCAATACCATAAAATGTAGTTCCGATGCATTCCAGCTTATGGAACCCTACCAGTTCAAGATGCCGAAGGAATTTCAGTTGGCCAAGAGATGGAATTTCTTTGCAACTTCTGCAATTACTTAATTTCAACTTGACCAAATTTGGTAGCGACTCTTCATTGAACCATGAAGGAAATCTAGTACCCAAATATCTCACCACTTCGAATGTTTTCAAGTTAGGATGTGGTTGAAGACCATCCAACACATGCTCAGCATTGATCTCACATCCTTCTGATTCCTGACGGGACCATAAATATGCCAGCTTGTAAATATTCGATTTCTCTTGTAAATATGCTGTTAGAGCTTCTTCTCTACTACGGACCAATTCCAGCTCATTGATACTCAATTCACCTCTAAGGTTCTCCAAACGACCTAATTCTTCTATGCGATGACCTTTCTCCAAACCCACATTGAAATACTGTAGGGTCTGAAGACAAGTCAATTGTCCCAGGTTAAGTGGCATCTGAGGCGAAGAATAGAAATATATGTGTCTCAAACTTATCATATTTCCCATCTCATATGGAAATTCCTTGAGTGAATAACAGTTATTGACTCTAAATGTTTGCAAATTATAGAGCTTGCAAATGGAGTGAGGCAAGGCTGTGATCTCAGTGTTCGAGATATCTAGATATCTCAAGTATATTAGCTTCCCGATTGAGGCTGACAACTCCTTGATTCTTGATCTGGACAAATTTAAAACTCTCATGAACTTAAAGTTCAACAGCATATCTTCTGATATATAGTTGCTTCTCCAGAACAGCGTGCACAACCGTCCTGGCTCATTTATCTTATCTATTTGATCACTTGGTGAGTCCCACCCAAAGTATCGCACTTGAGAAAGTTTTTCTCCATCATTTCCCTTCGGATCAAATAGTTTAGATTTGAAGATATCTCCAGCCAAATCATGCACAAGATCGTGCATCTTACagtattttatattgttatgcTCATCTAACACAACATCTTGTAGCAAGGAATTTCTCAACAAGAGTTGAAAGAAGTTGTTCCCGATGTCTTCCATCACGGTGGTCTCTTGACATGGATGAAGAAAGCCTTCTGCCATCCAGAGTTGGATTAGTTGGGCCTTTTCAAACATAAGATCTTTTGGTAACATTGCAAAGTAAGCAAAGCATTTTTTTAGATGTGGAGATGGTAGATAATCATAGCTGAGTTTTAGGATTTTCTTTATGCTATTTTCTCCATTATCATCTTCACCTGCAACAATGGGGTTGCCATCAAGAATTGCTTGCCATTCATGTTTTTCCTTGTTGTGTAATAGGCCTCCCAACACACTTGCAGCCAACGGTAGACCTTGACACATTTTAACAATCTCGTTGCCCATGCTCGCTAATTCTTCTGGAACCCTGCCATCAACAAATgctttttgtttgaaaatagaCCAACAATGATCTTCTCTTAGCTTTCCCAACATATGAAGATCTGCTGCTACTGTGGATGCCACTCTCTTCATACGAGTAGTCACAAGAATGCAGTTTCCTTTGGCTGTATTTATTCCTCTCAAGGTGTCCACGAACTCATGCCACGATGTAGAGTCAACACACCACAAATCATCCAGGACTAGCAAATAGTTTTTTCCTCCCAATTTATCTTGTAGCTTCTTGACTATTATATCTCTCCTTTGAACCTCAACTTTCCTCTCTGTCAATGATTCAAGGATTTGTTCAAGAAAGCTCTTTGTTTCAGGCATTTCAGGTAGACACAACCAAATTCTCCTTTCAAAGATTTGCTTGATGTGTTCATCATTGTAAATCTTCTTAGCCACAGTTGTTTTCCCTAAACCCCCCATACCCACTATGGGAATGGTGCACATAACAACATCCTCCTCTCTCATGTTCAAAATTTTCTCCTTTATCTCAGCAACATCCAAATCTCTACCAACAACATCTGAAGCAACTACTAAGGAATCTGTTTCTCGAATCGGTAGTATTTTCCGAGAAGGAACTATGAGTGAGTGGAGACCAAGGTCTTTGGCTACCTTGTTTATAGCGGTCAACTCTTTATTAATACTGTTGATTTTTCGAGACATTTTGCTCTTAAAAGCAGTATGAGTAAAGAAACCACTGACCTTTTTAATTGGGCTGTTTCGGATGTTCATCACTTTTGCTTTGAGAGATTCATATCTGAATCGATCAAACACATTTTCAGCATTTTCAGCAACTCTCTCAAGCCTCCTGA
Proteins encoded in this window:
- the LOC125865716 gene encoding putative disease resistance protein RGA3 isoform X3, giving the protein MADPVIGATVQVVLEKLLSLTIEEARSLRNCKKNLRMLSRYVTMIQAFIHDAERRQVEDKAVEEWLKMLERIAEDAENVFDKFTYESIKAKVMNNRAKLMEKVSHFFSHTAFKYKMSRKINKINEELRDINQLANNLGLQSLTVPSRKILQIRETDSAVVPSDVVGRDKDVAEIKEKILNMRKDAVLCTIPIVGMGGLGKTTLAKRIFNDQHIEKHFEKRIWLCLPEMSEIKSFLELILESLTERKVEVQSRDIIVKKLRDALGEKQYFLVLDDLWRVDYTLWHEFLDTLRGINTSRGNCILVTTRSKQVASIVAADLHKLGKLTDDQCWSIFKQRAFVDGEVPEEILSVENKIVEMCQGLPLAASVLGGLFCNKEKHEWQAILDGSSLVASEDSIKNILKLSYDYLPSPHLKKCFSYFAMFPKDFKFEKDQLIQLWMAEGFLRPCQETTVMEDVGNKFFQLLLQYSLLQDVNLDEYNNITHCKMHDLVHDLAGDIFKSKLFDQKSVGGENLSQVRYFGWESPSDQIDKIYEPGRLCTLFWKSNISDDMLLSFQFLRVLNLSGSRIKELSASIGKLIYLRYLDISNTEITALPHSICKLYNLQTFRVNNCYSLKEFPYEMGNMISLRHIYFYSSPQMPLNLGQLTCLQTLQYFNVGLEKGHRIEELGRLENLRGELSINELELVRSREEALTAYLQEKSNIYKLAYLWSRQESEGCEINAEHVLDGLQPHPNLKTFEVVRYLGTRFPSWFNEESLPNLVKLKLSNCRSCKEIPSLGQLKFLRHLELVGFHKLECIGTTFYGIEVNNMGSSINNVIIQVFPSLKELVLENMRSLIEWKGVESIPTTSGVRMFPGLEKLRISYCPLLKSTPKQFEILCELSIKVVDSEMPLLNLCSNLTSLVKLSVSFVEELTCFPDEMLRNNVSLQHLSISDCREFRELPQSLYNLHSLKSLLIQYCTNFSSFPVPSGENYLTSLQNLQLWYCGGLASLPSGMLEQCRSLQNLRVNYCNNLVSFPLYAGDMPSLSHLSILQCPKLDSVLTGGLHHLTMLKALEIGPFSEMVDFEVFQLIFNGIQQLLSLRRLLVFGHLHWDSLPYQLMQLSALTHISICDFGIEALPHRLDNLTSLEILHLVRCKRLQHVDFSDAMRKLRNLTICGCPLLEALSDGLGNLVTLQQLRLENCEKLEHLPSKDAMRGLTKLWYLKIKGCPKLEESCNNRSGPNTQWSNISHIPKVKVGGIIIQDLHKSHF